The following nucleotide sequence is from Firmicutes bacterium ASF500.
TGGAGTACACTATCGACGGAACCGGCGACCCGGAGTACGGCAAGGCCACGTCCATCGAGGTGGTGCATACCCCTGGCGGCGGCGCTATGAAGAATGAGGACGTGAGCAAGAACGCGGCGCTGGCCCCGCCCACCTTCGGCAGCTTCAGCGCCGACACCCTGCACACCGGCACGCCCCTCACTCCCAATCTGGCTCCCGGCTATCAGCCCACCTCCGGAGCCATCATCAACGGCAGCGCCGGTGTCATCCAGCCTCCCGCCATGGGCGGCAGTATGGGAACGGATTCCGGCAGCGGCTCCGTCTATGTCCCCGGCTCGTCCTCGGTGACAGTGACCAACCCCGGCAGTGCTTCAGGCGGCTATACGGCGGTGACGGACGATCTCTATTACTCCGGAGGACACTTGGGCACGCTGAAGATCCCCGCCATTGGTCTGAGCGTCAAGATCTACCAGGGTACGGACAGCGCCGCGCTGAAGAAGGGCGCGGGTCATTTTGAGGACACCTCCATCTGGGATGGAAATGTGGCGCTTGCTGCCCACAACCGGGGCGTGAACAACCACTTCGGGGAGATCCATACGCTGGAGGTGGGCGATACCATCTCCCTGACCACACAGCTTGGGACCCGCACCTATGAGGTGACCTCCGTTTCCAAGGTGAGCGAGACAGACCGCAGCGCCCTCGCCGCCTCCACCACCAACATGATCACCCTTTACACCTGCGTCCGTGACCAGCGGGATCAGCGGTGGTGCGTCCAGGGTGTGGAAATTAGCTAATATGCTTCGTTTTCGCCCGCTCGTTTCTCCATTTTAGATTGCATTTTCTTCTCGACTTTTGACCTCTGTTCCGATATTGTATTGCTTGCAAAAGCACCACAAAATATGGAATACAGGAGGAAAAAAGTATGACCAGCATGAAAAAGCGCATTGCCGCCGCATTGACGGCAGCCACCCTCACCATTGGGCTCACCGTCCCCGCCGCGGCAGCGGAAGCGCCCAACGAACCCATCCGGGTGAGCAGCTACAAGGGCAGTACCCTGGAGGTGGGAGAGCGAAGCGGCCTGATCATCGGCCCCAGCGGGATCGACTACACCGTCACCTCCAGCGACCCGGACACGGTAGCGGTGGAGCAGGTGCTGACCTTCTGGGTGGCTGTCGCAAAGGGGGCGGGGACCGCGGAGATCACCGCATCCAACAGCGCCGGGGAATGCGGGAGCATGACGCTGACGGTCGGCTCCGCCGCCCCCGCCGCGCCGGAAGCTCCCGCCAGCATGGGCGGCGCCAGCCTGACGGACAACCTGGAGATCCGGCAGGAGATGATCCGGCTGATCAACCAGACCCGCAAGGCCAACGGCGTGTCGGAGCTGCCGGTCAGCGAGGCCCTGATGACCGCCGCCCAAGCCTGCTCCGACCGGCGCTACACCTGGCATCACGCCGCAGAGGAGGGCCAAGCCGCCGCTGACGCCGGCTACCCCTACGGTTTCGGAGATAACCTCACCGTGTTCACCGGCACAGACGACGCCGCCCGGCGCGCCGTCGACAACTGGATCAACTCTCCCGGTCACTTCGAGACCATGATCGACTCAAGATGCGACTGCATCGGCGTGGGTGTGACCCAGTACGACGGCATCACCTACTGCTATATGTTTGTCGGAATCCCAAACAGCGTCAATTTTTATGCGTAAGCGAAAATAAAACCAAAACGGCCTTCCAGCGCAAGCTGGAGGGCCGTTTTCTGTCAAAAAGGAGGCTGACAAGCTATGAAAAAGTTCCATTTTCCCCGAACCCGCCTGATCGCGGCTCTGCTGGCCCTGGTCTGCGTGCTGGGCCTGCTCCCCGGCACAGCCCTCGCCGCCACGCCGGACACCATCAAGATGGATGACTGCACCCACAATGGGGTCAAGTATGAGTCCCCGGCTCTGGGTACCTGCCATCTGCACCAGATGCACTTTGGACTCAACGGAAAGAGCACCATGGGCTTCTGTGCCGAGAAGGGCAAGGGCATGGGCTGGTCACTGGAGGGCCACACATGGGGGAGTCCCAAGCCGGTCAACGACCCCACCGTCAAAACCATGATGGCGTACTTCTACGCCCACTCCACCGGCGTCTTTACTGATCAAGCCAAGGCTTTGGGTGTAGATGATGTGTGGGACAGCAACTACGCATGGACGATGAACTCCTGGACCCAGGCCATCGTCTGGCGCTACAAGGCCGGTCTGCTGTCCGACCCCGTGGTTGCCTGCGCTGAGGAACTGCTGTGCGTCTACAACAATCTGGAACACACCAATTATTCCAGTATTGACGAGACTATGGACGGCAGATCGTTCCGGGACCGGGCGCAGTATATCCTCGACCTGGGCGCGCAGGGCGTGTGGGGCGATTGCGAGGTCTATGAATACGCCTACACCGGCCCCGGCTCCAGCTACCACCCCTCCAACGATGTGCAGGCTGTCATGGTGGGGGAACTGAACGTCACCCGTGAAAAGTACAGCCTGACGGTCAAGAAGGTGGATTCCACCAATCCCAACAAGACTCTGCCCGGAGCGCAGTTCCTCGTTGCCTCTGAAAATGGCGCCTACTCCAAGGAAGTGGTGACAGGCAGCGATGGCACTGTGACCGTACCCAATTTGGAGGCCGGCACCTATGCCGTAACCGAACTGGAGGCCCCGGAGGGCTACGAGATCGACAATCCTGGGCCTCAGTATGTTGTTCTGCCCAGCGGCAGCGATAAAACTGTGACCGTCACCTTTACGGACACGCCTGAAATCACCGGCGAGGGCAGTATCCGCAAGGTGGATGCGGACGATCCTACCAAGGGCCTCGCCGGAGCGGTGATCAAAATTACCGGCGTGGATAATGATTTCACCGGGACCTACGTCACCGGCGCGGGCGGCTATCTGACGGACGTGCCTTGGAAGGATATGCCCCTGGGCAGTTACACCGCCGAGGAGGTCACTCCCCCGGAGGGCTACACCAAAAGCCCGGACATCAATAAAACCAAGCAGACCTTTGTCTGGGACGGCAAGACCGATGTGGCCCTGGTTTTTGAGAATGACGCCAAGGTAAAGGTACGTCTCATCAAAAAAGACGATTCTGATAACCCTCTCTCCGGCGCTGTGTTCAACATCGTGAAGGATGGACAGATTATCGGCACGGAGGCCACCAAAGCGGACGGCTCCATCACCGTCACCGATGTGACCGAGGGGATGTACGCTTTCGTGGAGGTGTCCGTACCGGCTCCCTGGGCCACCCTTACCGAGCCGGTGATCGCCCATGTGGATCAGGCAACTGTCAACGGCGGCGGAACGGTGACTGTGACGGCCTCCGACAAACGGCTGCCAAGCCTCACCATTCTCAAGCGGGACGCGCAGACCGGGGATGTGATCCCCAACACCCATTTTGAAATCCGCGGCATCCATTACGGCTACCACAACGATGTGACCACCGGGCCGGACGGCAGGGCGGTCCTCTCCAATATTCCTGTGGACAGCTACGAGGTAACGGAAAAGTCCGTCCCTGATCCCTATGTGGTGGGAGACGAACCCACCCAGACGATCTGGCTGGGGGCCGGAGCCAGCAAGGAGCTGGTCTTTGACAACCTGAAGCAGCCTGTCCTGAAAATCTCCAAGGTAGAGCAGGGAACCAACACCCCCATTCCCGGCACGGTGTTCACCGTGGAGGGCATCGACAGCGACTACCGCCAGGATGTGACCACCGAGGCGGACGGCTTCGCCACTCTGCGCGTTGCCCCCGGCAGCTACCGGGTGACGGAGAAGTCCGTCCCTGAACCCTACTGTCTGCCGGAGGACGAGGCTGACCGGACCCAGACCATCAGCCTGAACGGCGGCGATGAAAAGACCCTGATCTTCAAAAACAGCAAAAAGCCCCTGCTGACCCTCTCCAAGATCGACGCCGATACCGGAGTGCCGGTTCCCGGCACTGTTCTCACCGTGGAGGGGATCGACAGCGACTACAAGGATGACTGGAGAACCGGGCCGGACGGCACTGTTGCCCTGCGTGTTGACCCTGGCACCTACCGCATCACGGAGAAATCCGTCCCCGCCCCCTACTACCTGCCGGACAAGGATGCAGACCGGGTGCAGACCATCTCCCTGAACCCCGGCGATGAAAAGACGGTGGTGTTCCGCAACCACAAGACCCCGGAGCTGACCATTTTCAAGGAAGATTCTGTTGCGGGCGCTCCCATCGAGGGCGCTAAGTTCCATGTGACCTACACCAGCAATGGTGAGGCTGCGGGCGCTCCTGCCTCCATGGACTTTGGTATCTTCGTCACGGATGCCAGCGGTCAGATCAAGCTCCATGAGAAAGGGAAGAAGCTGTACCCCGGTGAGTACACCGTGACTGAGGTGGAGCCTGCTCCCGGTTTCCAGATGAAAGAGCCTCTCACTCAGAAGGTGATCCTCCATGGCGGCGAGAGCAAAACCCTGACTTTTTTCAATGAGCCGTTAAACGCCATCGTGGTGGAAAAATACGACAGCGTGACCCATGAGGCCCTCCCCGGCTGTACCTTCCAGCTCCGCTTCTTGGGCGGCACTTCCGGCACGGGCGGCACTGTCATCGGCACGAAGGTCACCGGAAAAAATGGGACCGCCATCTGGACCGGGTTGACTGCCGGCACCTACATCGTGGAGGAGATCGACCCGGCGGACGGCTACTCCATCATCAACGCCTCCGAGACCGTCTACATCTCCGACAAGGGTGAGCAGAATGTGGTCACCGTCTCCTTCGACAACGCCCCGGACGGCATCCTGCTCATTAGGAAGGTCTGCGCCACCAACCCCAGCGTGACCCTCCAGAACGCCGAGTTCAAGGTCATGTACGCGGACGGGACCCTGATCGGCGACTCCAACGGCATCTACCGCTCCGATGAGAACGGCGAGATCCGCATCCCCGGCCTGAAGCCGGGAAAGAGCGTGGTAGTCACCGAAGTGCGCGCCCCCGCTGGTTTCCTGATTGATACCCAGAGCCAGACCATCCAGATCCAAGCGGGTAAAACCGTGTCTCTTACCTTTAAAAATCAACCGAAAGGCAGCCTGATCATCCAAAAACGGGACAGCCAGACCAATGAGGTGCTTCCCGGCGCGGAGTTCAGAATCACCACCGCCGCTGGCTGTGAAGTGGGCCTGGACGGTGTCATTGGCTCGTCTACCCTGACCCAGAACGGGATCTTCACCACCGACGCTCAGGGTGAGATCAAGATCACCAATCTGGCTCCCGGCGCTTATGTGATCAACGAAATCAAGGCCCCGGACGGCGGGTACGTCATCGACACGCCCTCCACCAACGTGGTCATCGGGCAGGGCGGAGACACCCAGACTGTGGTGATCAAAAACACCCGCAAGGGTGGTCTGATTATCGAGAAGTACGACAGCGTCACCAAGCAGCCCCTCGCCGGCGCACAGTTCAAGGTGATGACTGCCAACGGTGAACTGACCCCGGACAACGAGGGGATGACCTCCTCCAACGGACTCTACACCACCGACGTCAACGGGCAGATCGTGCTGTCCAAGCTGCTCCCCGGAACCTATGTGGTGTCTGAGGAAAAGGCTCCGGACAATTACCGCAAGGACCCCACGCCCCAGATGGTTGTGGTCAACGCCGGGGACACCCAGACCCTGCGCTTCTACGACGACCCTCTCTGCACCCTGACCATCCTGAAGCGGGACGCGGTGACCAAAAAGCCCCTGCGGGGCGCTGAGTTTATGGTGCGGGACAGCTCCGGCCATGTGATCGGCCCCAATAACGGCCTCTACACCACCGGCACGGACGGCACTGTCACCGTTACCGGGCTGGCTCCCAATTCCACTGTGGTCGTCTCCGAGAAAAAGGCCCCCAACGGGTACATTTTGGACGAGACCCCTAAGAATACTGTGGTGCGCACCGGCGTGGCCAACACCCTGATCTTTGACGATGAACCGGGCACTACGCTGATTATTCGGAAGTTTATCGAGGGAACTGAGAACGAACCGCTGTCCGGCGTGGCCTTTAAGGTTGTAGACGGCAACGGCGGCGCTGTCGGTCCGGACGATGGGATCTACTACACCGACAAGGCTGGAGAGATCGTGCTGGAGGGCATCGAACCCGGTACCACTGTGAAGGTGCGGGAGATCAAGACCGTGGAGGGCTTCGTGCTGGATGGGACCCCGCAGGACATTCTCATCAAGGGCGGCGAAGTGCAGCAGTTGACCTTCTGGAACAAGCGGGCCGGAACCCTGGTCATCCAGAAGAAAGACAGTGTGAGCGGCGCGCTCATTTCCGGCGCGCAGTTCCAGCTCACCTACGCCAACGGCGGGTACGTTGATAACGACAACGGCCACCTGTCCTCCAATGGCCTCTACACCACCGATGACAAGGGAGAAATCCGCATCAACGGTATCACCGGGACCGTGGTGGTCAAGGAGACCAAGCCCGCCCCCGGCTATGTCATCGACCAGAGTACCCAAACCCAGACGGTCACGGTGAATCCTCTGGACACCCAGACCCTCACCTTCCTGAACGAACCCCTGTGCAGCCTGACCCTGACCAAGCTGGACTCCGTCACCGGGAAGCCGATCCCCGGCACCGAGTTCACGGTACGGGACGGCAACGGCACAGTTTTGGGCCGCTACACCACGGGCAAGGATGGGACCGTGACAGTCACCGGCCTTGTTCCCGGCAGCACCGTGGTGGTCACCGAGACCAAAGTGCCGGACGGCTATGTTCTCAATCCCACGCCTCAGACCATCATCGTGAAAAACGGCTCCAACTCTGTGAACAGCGGAACCGTGGGCGGGACCACCAACGGCAATACTGGCGGCAGCACCAATGTGGGCGGCGGAACCAACGGCGGCAACGATCTCACTTTCGAGAATGACCCCAAGACCCGGCTGGTCATTGAGAAGTACATCACCGGCACCACCACCCCCCTGAAGGGCGTGACCTTCCTGGTCACCGAATCTAACGGGCAGGTGCTGGGCAGCGCCAACGGCGAGTATGTGACTGACGAGAATGGCCGGATCGTGATCGAGGGATTGGAACCCGGCAAGACCATCATCGCCAAGGAGATCCGTACCCTGGACGGCTATCTGCTGGACACCACCCCCAAGTCCATCCAGATCAAGGTGGGGGACGCCCAGACCCTTAGATTTTATAACACTCCTGTGGGCGGGCTGGAGCTGATCAAGGTCAACGAGGCTGACAAGAGCCAGCGAATCCCCAACACCACCTTTGAGATCCGCCGCATGGACGGCGGCTTGGTGGACACCATTACCACCGACAAGCAGGGCCGCGCCCACCTGGATCTGGATGCCGGGGACTACTACGCGGTGGAGATTGAGGCCGGCAAGGGCTTCGAGCTGGACGCCACCCCCACCTACTTCACCGTCCGGGACGGCAAAGCCACCACAGTCACCGTCACCAATCGGGCAGTCAGCGGCATCCTGATTCACAAGGTCGACAGCGTTACCAAGCAGGGCATCTACGGGGTGACCTTCCTCCTCTATGACGCCAACAAGAATCCCATCGGGCAGTACAGCAGCGATGACAAGGGCTACGTCCATATCGACGACCTGCCCGGCTCTGGCCGCTACTACCTGCGGGAGTTGGAGAATGACGGTTATCTGGTGGATACCCAGCTGAAGACGGTCTATGTCACTGATGGGACCACTACCGAGATCACCTGGGAGAACACCGCCATCACCGGGCAGATCCAGATCACCAAGACCTCTGAGGACTACAACTCCATGAACGGCTGGCCCGCCGGTACGCCTATCCCTGGTACCGAGTTCGAGATCTACCACTACCGCACCGGCAATCTGGTGGATACCATCCGTACCGATAAAAATGGTGTAGCCGTGTCCAAGCCCCTGCCCCTGGGCCGGTACAAGGTGGTGGAGTCCAAGGCCGCTGAGTTCTACGGCCTGGATAAGACGCCCATTGAGGTGGAGATCGAGCACGCCGGCCAGATCGTCAAGACGGCCATGACCAACAAAGCCCTATACACCAACGTCTCCATCAAGAAGATCGGCTACACCGAGGTCATGCCCGGCCAGCAGATCCGCTACGATTTCTCTAACATCGCCAACAATTCCACCACCGCGCTCACCAGCTTCTACTGGCGGGACACCCTGCCCGTCCAGGCGGTGCGGCTGGACAAGATCGTCACCGGTACCTACAACGTGCAGGGGAATTACAAGATTGTGTTCAAGACCAATCTCAACGGCGAGTACCGCACCATGTACGACAACCTGAGCACCATGCAGAACCATGTGCTGGACGCCTCCCCCGCCGCGCTGGGACTGGCCTCCAACGAGTACGTCACCGAGTTTATGGTTTCCTTCGGCATCGTACCCGGCAATTTCCGGCAGGTGGAGGTGCCCAAGGTGTACTGCAATGTAGTGTCCTGGCTCACTGGCGGGACCCAGTTCGTCAACCAGGCGGATGTAGGCGGCGTGTACAACGGTCAGTGGATCATGGCCACCAGCAGATGGGTCACCAGGGTCTACAAGCCCGCCAAGCCCCTGCCCCGCACCGGCTATTGAGCCGATCCATCCATGCTGAATGGGGAGCCGCCTGTCAAGGGCGGCTCCTCTTCTGTAAATCTAAATGAATACAGGGAGGAAAATCAAGATGAAGTTCAAGAAAATGTTCCGTATCCTTGCCGCCGCCATGGTGGTGGCGGCCCTCTGCTGCGCTCCCGCCTTCGCCGCCGGGGATGTGGCCTCCGCGGTGGAGAGTACCTGGACCGATGCGGCGACCCAGATCAAGACCGTGGTGGAAAATGTGGTCTTTCCCGCGCTGGATATGGTCCTGGCCATCGCCTTCTTTACCAAATTAGGTATGGCTTACTTCGACTACAAGAAGCATGGCCAGTTTGAGTGGACTGGGCCGGTGATCCTCTTTGCCTGCCTGGTCTTTACCCTTACCGCCCCCAACTACATCTGGGGCATCATCGGGATCTGATGGGGCCCGGCAGCAAATATGCCGTTCGGAGAGGAGCTTCGGCAAGCTGTGGCCAGGCGCCGTCCAGACGCTGTCTGTCTTGGCGCCGTCTGCTATGTCCGGCTGGACAGCTGGAATCTTGCAAAGGTCGAGTTTGCCTCCAGCGGAGGCTATTATAACGGAATAACGCTGACAGTTTTCAACCGGCACACCGGGCCGGTTGATTCGGTAACCATCCACTCCCACGATCTGCCTTTGCGGCGAAAGCGGGAAACTCCAGGCTGCGGGTCTGATCCAGAGTGGGGCATCTGCCGCCCTGCTCTGGATCTTGACACGCTCTGGGAGGCGGCGGAAAACTATCTGCTTCTTTTTCAGGAGCCTGATTCAGAAAAGAGGTGATACCCAATTTTTATCTTCGACTTTGTAGCCTCCACCATCATGGACAATCTGGTCGATTGGTTCTATGGACAGGTGGTGGGCTTCCTCGGCAACTTTTTTGCCGAGATGGGAAATATGGGCGTGGAGCTGTTCGAGCTGGACTGGGTCAGCGCCATCGTCCTGTTTTTCTCCCAGCTGGGCTGGGCGCTCTTCGGCGTCAGCCTGGTGGTCTCCGGCTTTGAGTTTGGGATCGAATACTCCACTGGCCGGGGTAACTTACAGCAGACGGCCCTCAACGCCATCAAGGGGTTTATGGCGGTCAGCCTGTTTACCGTGGTGCCTGTGCGGCTTTACGCTCTGTCCGTGTCCCTACAAGGGACCTTCGCAATTGGCTTGACCGGAGCCGGAACCAGCATCGGCACTGTGGGAGAACGGATCATTGAGGAACTGATGAGTGTGGAGAGCCTTGCGGATATGGCTGGCGCGCCCAGCTTTGGCCTGAGCGTCCTTACCAGCCCGATCATGCTTTTGTTCTGCATCATCATGATGGCCTATGCTGTGATTAAGGTCTTTTTCGCCAACCTCAAACGAGGCGGCATCCTGCTCATCCAGATCGCCGTGGGAAGCCTCTATATGTTCAGCGTCCCCAGAGGCTATACAGACGGCTTTGTCCAGTGGAGCAAACAGGTGATTGGCCTGTGCCTGACGGCCTTCCTGCAATCCACCATTTTGGTAGCGGGCCTGATGGTCTTTAAGGACCACGCCCTGCTGGGACTGGGCCTCATGCTCTCCGCGGGTGAGGTGCCCAGGATCGCCGGGACCTTCGGCCTGGACACCACCACCAGAGCCAACATCATGAGCGCCGTCTATACCGCCCAGGCTGCCGTCAATACCACCCGCACCGTTGTGCAGGCGGCAGCGAAATAAGGACAGGAGGAGAAAAATGCTCACTATGGGGAGCCTCTTCGACGGGATCGGCGGCTTCCCTCTGGCGGCGGTCCGGAACGGGATCACGCCCCTGTGGGCCAGTGAGATCGAAGCCTTCCCCATCGAAGTCACAAAGCACCGCTTTCCCGGCATGATCCATGTGGGGGACATCACCAAGCTGGACGGGGCGGCACTGCCGCCTGTGGACCTCATCTGCGGCGGCAGCCCTTGTCAGGATCTCAGTGTGGCTGGAGCGAGGGCCGGTTTGACCGGTTCCCGTTCCGGCCTTTTTATGGAACAAATTCGAATTGTGAAGGAGATGCGAAATGCAGATATGGAACGAGGACGGACAGGGCTCGCTGTTCGCCCACGATGGATGTGCTGGGAGAACGTGCCCGGCGCATTCAGCTCAGGGACCCCCAAGGGGGAGGACTTCCGCATCGTCCTCGAGGAGATCGTCCGAATTAAGAACAATTCCGTTTATGTCCCTGGACCTCACCCCTGGGCATGGCAACCTGCTGGGCGAATCCTACTGGGAAGTGATTTCTCCCTGGCCTGGCGGGTCTTCGATGCTCAATACTGGCCCCGCACCCCTCAGCGAAGAAGACGTATTTTCCTTATCGCAGATTTTGCAGGACGCTCCGCCCCGCAAATACTATTTGAGCAAAACCGCCTGCCTGGGTATCCTGCGCAGGGCGGGGGAACGTGGGAAGGAGCTGCCGCCCCAACTGAAAGCGGCGCTGATGGCACAGGCGGGGCTGATCCCACTGGCGGCTCCGGCCTCTGAACCCATCGCCTTCGCCGCCAACCAGAGGGACGAGGTACGGGATCTCCACGATGTGGCCGGCGCGCTGGGAGCGCAGCCGGGGATGAAACAGCAGACCTTCATCGCGCAGGACTGCCTCACTCCCTGGGATACCCAGCAGGCCCGCATCTTCACCCCGGAGAGCAAGGCCCCCACCCTGGCCAGCGCGGACGGAGGCGGCGGACGGAATCCTGGCGGGCTTCTGTTTACAGCTGGATTAACTGGCAGTCTGACTCCCTGGGATAACCAGCAAAGGCGTATCTCTACTCCCTATGGTGTCGCCCCAACGATCAACAGCGGCGAGCTGAAGCCGGGTGGACTTCTGTTTGTAGCAGGCTTCTGCGCCGGAGCCGCCCCTTCGGCTGGCGGGATCGGTTATCAGGAGGAGATCGCTCCAACGCTGAAAGCGACCGCCAGTGGGAACATGATGCCCTCCATTCTCTGCCTCACCGGTCATGGGGGGCAACGCATGGACATTACAACCGATATGACGCCCACGCTCCGGGCACAGATGGGCGTCCATCTGCCGCTGATCTGTCTCAACGACCAGGGCGGCGGCGTCATGTCCTGCTCTGAAGATGTGGCTGGGACGCTGCGGGCTCAGGAGCATGGACATCAGCCGCTGGTCATGGGTACGCAGCAGGGCGGCGCTGAGATCATGGTCGGGATATTCCAGACTATAACCGCCGCAGCCGGGATGAGCGGAAACAATCAGCCGGCCCTATTTGAGAACCACGGTATTGATGCCCGCTACACCGGCCCGCATCCGGTATCACCCACCATCACTGCCCGCGCGGGAACTGGAGGCGGGAACCTCCCTCTGGCGCTGCAGTCAGTAGATACAATTTGTATCTCAGGCAACGCCATCGACCGCCAGCCTCAGAACGGCGGCAACGGCCTTGGCTGTCAGGAGGGCATCGCCTACACGCTGACCGCCACAGATCACCATGCGGTCTTTTCGCGGCAGAGAGTGGATGTGTTCAAAGACGACGATGTTGCGTCTACCGAGAGCGCCCGCCAACATAAGGACGCTACCGACCTCGTCTGTCAGCCAGCGTATCAGGAAACGGTGGGCGCACTGACCAGCAGCGACCGAAAAGGCCC
It contains:
- the ydiP gene encoding putative BsuMI modification methylase subunit YdiP, which translates into the protein MLTMGSLFDGIGGFPLAAVRNGITPLWASEIEAFPIEVTKHRFPGMIHVGDITKLDGAALPPVDLICGGSPCQDLSVAGARAGLTGSRSGLFMEQIRIVKEMRNADMERGRTGLAVRPRWMCWENVPGAFSSGTPKGEDFRIVLEEIVRIKNNSVYVPGPHPWAWQPAGRILLGSDFSLAWRVFDAQYWPRTPQRRRRIFLIADFAGRSAPQILFEQNRLPGYPAQGGGTWEGAAAPTESGADGTGGADPTGGSGL